The Pseudomonas saponiphila DNA window CATGCAGGCCGATGCAGTGATCCTGGACGCTCACCGGCATGTTCGGCGTGGAGAACAGGGTGCTGCGCTCCTCCTCGTCGATCAGCAGGTCGAGGTCCGCGGCGTCGATTTCGCAGTCCCCCGGCATGTAAGGCAGGTCGCTGTGGACCTGGCCGAGGATCAGGATGGTTTCCCCCGCCGCACGGCGCTTGGCAATCATCGGCAGCAGGTCGAGGGTGATGTCCGGGTTGCAGCTCAGGCTCAAGCGTTCGGGGTGCTGCGGATCACGGGCCAGCAGTTGCGCCACCAGGTTCAGGCCGGCGGCATTGATGTCGCGGGCGGCGTGGCTGTAGTTGCTGCTGACGTAATCTTGCTGCGCCGGGTCGCTGTGCAAAAGGCTGCCGGGCTGCATGAAGAACTGCTGGACCCGAACGTTCGCCGGCAGGCTGGCGCGACGCAGGTCGGCGAGAAAGTCCAGTTCCGGGTAGTCGCCGAACACCCGATCGACAAAAGGCTCGAGAAAGCGCTTCTGCAAACCATCGCCCAGGGATGGCCGACCCAGGCTCAGGGCGGTGTAGATCGTCAGTTGGCGTTCCGGCAACCGGGCAATGCGCCGGTACAGGGCGTTGACGAAGCGATTGGGTTTGCCCAGCCCCAGGGGCATGCCCAGGTGAATGTGCGGCGGCAAACGGGCAAGCACTTCATCCACCGCATGCTCGATAGAACAGGATTGCAGCATCTGACCCTCCAGGGACTGTCCATGTGTTGAGGTTGGACCGAGCTTGCCGGGAGTTTGCTGCATTGAACAGTGCGTCGAGCGAATTGCGCCCACAAAAAAGCCGCTCGTAAGCGGCTTTTTCGATGAAGATGGCGGCTTATTTCAGACCGGACATCTTCTGGATTGCACCTTTGAGCTCGTCATCGGAGCAATCGGCGCAGGTGCCTTTAGGCGGCATGGCGTTGATCCCGGTGATGGCCTTGGCCAGGATGCCGTCGAGGCCGCCCTGGTGATCGGCGCGCTCTTTCCAGGCCGCGGTGTCACCGATTTTCGGTGCGCCCAACAGGCCAGTGCCGTGGCAGGCGTTGCAGTGCTTGGCAATCACGTCATCCGGGGACTTCGCGCCACCACCACCGCCCGCAGAGGCGGCCACTTCCATACCCTTGCATTCCTGCCCCTGGACGCAGACCTGGCCGACAGGCTCAAGACGCTTGGCAATGTCGTCATTAGTCGCAGCTTGAGCGCTGACTGCCCAAAGGGCCAATACGGTTGCTGGTGCGGCCAGCATTTTCATAATTAGGTTCACGCGTACACCCTCAATGGTGGCTAGTCACGCCTGCGGCCACGGTTTCGCAGGCGGGCGAAAGTATAACGGTTAGCCCGCCACACTGAAACAACCCCAAAGTCGAAGGGGTCTTATTCGCGGCAAAATGTCGCTGGGGCTTTACGGCAAGCCTTGCAGGACGCCCCTTGAGCTAGAAGTTCGCCGGAGTGGCTGCGCTGATTAGTCGCGCCGGAACATCGAACGGATTACGGAAACGATGTGGCTTCGTACTCTCAAAGTAGTAGCTGTCACCGGCTTCGAGGACAAAAGTTTCCAGCCCTACCACCAGCTCCAGGCGGCCTTCGAGAAGAATGCCGGTTTCCTCGCCATCGTGGGTGAGCATCTCTTCGCCGGTGTCGGCACCCGGCGGATAGATTTCATTGAGGAAGGCGATGGCGCGGCTCGGATGAGCCCGACCCACCAGCTTCATGGTGACCGCGCCATCGGAGATGTCGATCAGTTCATGAGCCTTGTAGACGATCTGAGAAGGCGTTTCCTGGAGGATTTCCTCGGAAAAGAATTCGACCATGGACATGGGAATGCCACCCAGCACCTTTCGCAGCGAGCTGATCGAAGGACTGACGCTGTTCTTTTCGATCATTGAAATGGTGCTGTTGGTGACGCCCGCACGCTTGGCGAGCTCACGCTGGGAAAGACCTTTCAGTTTACGGATGGATTGCAGTCGTTCACCGACGTCCAATGCGGCAGCCTCCTAGGCGGGAATCAGGCGTTGTTGTAATTGAGCGTTATCATGGCGACAGCGTTCAGTATTTACAACACTTGCTCCCGATTCCCCTAAAGGCAGGCGACTTTCGGTACAGGCCGCGTAATCTCAGCCTTCGCAGTACACCAGGGGCACCCGGCGCAGGTTGCAGAACAGCTGATAAGGAATGGTTTCGGCAGCCAGCGCGACCTCGCTGGCAAGGATGTTCTTGCCCCACAATTCCACCCTGGAACCCAGCCCGGCCTGCGGCACATCCGTCAGGTCGACACACAGCATGTCCATGGAGACGCGGCCCAGCAGGCGGCTGCGTTGGCCCTCCACCAGCACCGGCGTGCCGGTCGGCGCATGCCGCGGATAGCCGTCGGCGTAGCCCATGGCGACCACGCCGATGCGCATCGGCTTGTCGGTGACGAACTTGGCGCCGTAGCCCACCGGCTCGCCGGCGGGCAGCTCACGCACGCAGATCACCTTGGATTCCAGGGTCATGACCGGCTGCAGCCGCTCGGCCACGGAGTTGTTTTCTTCGAACGGCGTGGCGCCATAAAGCATGATGCCGGGACGCACCCAGTCACTGGGCACGCTCGGCCAGCCCATGACCGCCGGCGAGTTGCGCAAGCTGATTTCAGCCCCCAGCCCCTGACGAGCCGCTTCGAATACCACGACCTGCTCGCTGCTGCGCGGGCAGTCCAGCTCGTCAGCGCGGGCAAAGTGGCTCATCAGCACGATCTTCTCGACCTTGCCGCTGGCCTGCAGGCGCTGGTAGGCGCCCTGATAGTCCTTGGGATGCAGACCGACCCGGTGCATGCCCGAATCCAGCTTGAGCCAGACCGTCAGCGGCTTGGCCACGGCGGTCTGCTCGATCGCTTCCAGCTGCCACAGGGAATGCACCACGCACCACAAATCATGCTCGACGATCAGCGCCAACTCGGAGGCTTCGAAGAAACCTTCCAGCAGCAGGATCGGCGCACCAATACCGGCGGCGCGCAGTTCCAGGGCCTCTTCGATGCAGGCCACGGCAAAGCCGTCGGCCTCGCCCTCCAGTGCCTGGGCGCAACGCACGGCGCCATGACCGTAGGCATCGGCCTTGATCACCGCCAGGGCGCGGACACCCGAGACTTCACGGGCCAGTTGGTAGTTGTGACGCAGGGCTTGGAGATCGATCAGGGCACGGGCAGGACGCATGGCGGCAGACTTCTAGGCGGTCATGGGGGAATAAAAAACCGGTGCTGGATGACGGTGAACGCCACCGGCACCGGGAGAGGGATCTTGTCGTTTAAGGCAGAGCGGCGACGACCGACAGCTCAACCAGGATTTCCGGCTCGCAGAGCTTGGCTTCGACGGTGGCCCGGGCCGGTGCCACGCCTTTTGGCAGCCACTGGTCCCAGACACTGTTCATGCCGGCGAAGTGGGCATCGATGTCCTTCAGGTAGATGGTCACCGACAGCAGCTTGCTCTTGTCGGTGCCCGCCAGATCCAGCAGACGCTCGATGTTGGCCAGGGTTTCCCGGGTTTGCTGTTCGATCCCGGCACTCATGTCATCGCCGACCTGCCCGGACAGATACACCGTACCGCTGTGAACGACGATCTGACTCATGCGCTCATTGGTGAGCTGGCGCTGGATTGACATGTTTAGCTGACTCCTGAGGGTTGCCATAACGGGAAATATCGAGGCCTTCGGCGCTGATCTGCGGCTTTTTCTTGGCCATCAGATCCGCCAGCAGACGACCGGAACCGCAAGCCATGGTCCAGCCAAGGGTGCCGTGACCGGTGTTGAGGAACAGGTTCTTGAACGACGTCGCGCCAACAATCGGCGTGCCGTCCGGCGTGGTCGGACGCAGGCCGGTCCAGAAACTGGCCTCGGCCAGATTGCCGCCCCGAGGATAGAGATCGTTGACGATCATCTCCAGCGTTTCACGCCGGCGCGGGTTCAGCGACAGGTCAAAACCGGCGATCTCAGCCATACCGCCAACACGGATGCGGTTGTCGAAACGGGTGATCGCGACCTTGTAGGTCTCGTCGAGGATGGTCGAAGTCGGGGCCATGGCCGGATTGGTGATCGGCACGGTCAGGGAGTACCCCTTGAGCGGGTACACCGGAGCCTTGATGCCCAGCGGCTTGAGCAGTTGCGGCGAGTAGCTGCCCAGGGCCAGCACGTAGCGATCGGCGGTTTCCAGCTTGCCGTCGATCCACACGCCGTTGATCCGGTCACCGGCGAAGTCGAGGCGCTGGATGTCCTGGCCAAAACGGAATTCCACACCCAGCTTGGCGGCCATTTCCGCCAGGCGCGTGGTGAAGATCTGGCAGTCGCCGGTCTGGTCGTTGGGCAGGCGCAGAGCGCCGGCGAGGATGTCGGTGACGCTGGCCAGGGCCGGTTCGACCCGGGCAATGCCGTCACGATCCAGTAACTCGAATGGCACGCCGGACTCCTTGAGCACGGCGATGTCCTTGGCTGCGCCATCCAGTTGCGCCTGGGTACGGAACAGCTGGGTGGTGCCCAGGCTGCGGCCTTCGTAGGCGATGCCGGTTTCCGCCCGCAGTTCGTCGAGGCAATCGCGGCTGTACTCGGACAGACGCACCATGCGCTCCTTGTTCACGGCATAGCGGCTGGCAGTGCAGTTGCGCAGCATCTGCGCCATCCACAGGTATTGATCGATATCGGCGGTGGCCTTGATCGCCAGCGGCGCGTGGCGTTGCAACAGCCACTTGATGGCCTTGAGCGGCACGCCTGGAGCAGCCCAGGGTGAGGCATAGCCAGGCGATACCTGACCGGCGTTGGCGAAACTGGTTTCCATGGCTGCAGCCGGCTGGCGGTCCACCACTGTCACTTCAAACCCGGCCCGGGCCAGGTAATAGGCACTGGTAGTTCCGATAACGCCACTGCCCAAGACCAGAACGCGCATTTTCATTTCCCTCATCGCGGCATGACCGCTGACGTTTGTTATTCAGAGCAAAGATGGGCGCAGTGTAAGAAACATTGAGCAGTGATTTTCACTATATAACCGCCTATATTTGGCGAGAATTCTCGGCAATATCGCTTTTCACGGAGGGGCATCCCCTATGCGCACCAATCATCAGACTCGTCGTGCCCTGGACAAGATAGATCGCAATATCCTGCGGATTCTCCAGGCCGATGGACGCATCTCCTTCACCGAGCTGGGAGAGCGGGTCGGACTGTCCACCACCCCCTGCACCGAGCGCGTGCGCCGCCTGGAACGCGAGGGAATCATCATGGGCTACAACGCCCGGCTCAATCCGCAGCACCTCAAGGGCAGCCTGCTGGTGTTTGTCGAGATCAGCCTGGACTACAAGTCCGGCGATACCTTCGAGGAATTTCGCCGAGCGGTGCTGAAGCTGCCCCACGTGCTGGAGTGCCATCTGGTGTCCGGCGACTTCGACTACCTGGTCAAGGCGCGAATCTCGGAGATGGCGTCCTATCGCAAGCTGCTGGGGGACATCCTGCTCAAGCTGCCCCACGTGCGGGAATCCAAGAGCTACATCGTCATGGAAGAAGTGAAGGAAAGCCTGAGCCTGCCGATTCCGGATTGAGTCGAGGCGGAGCCAGGCGCTGCGGCGCTTTCGCCGGCAAGCCGGCTCCTACGGAGTGCGGGTGGCTAGACCAGGACCTGGCGATTGCTGGCCATGTAGGCGTGGATCTGCTTCTCGACCCGAGGGTGGATCATCTCCACCGGGCGCCGACCGTTGGGGCACGGCAGGCTCGGCGTCGTACCGAACAGACGGCAGATCAGCGGACGCTCGTCATACACCGTGCAGCCATCGGGCCCCAGATGCACACAGTTGAGCTCGTCCATGGCAGCCTCCTGCTCGGCGGCGGTCTTGCGCGGCAGGCGGGACATTTCCTCCGGCGAGGTGGTCACCGGGCCGCAGCAGTCGTGGCAACCGGGAACGCACTCGAAAGAGGGAATCTGCTGACGCAGGCTGCGGACGATTTGACGGTTACAGCTCATGAAAAAGGCTACCGGGACAGGAACAGCCGTGGATTCTGCCTCAAATGCCCCGCAGCAGACAGGGCCGGGCGTCCCGCGGTTGCCGCGACGGAAAGCCCCGGCTTATGCTCGGTGAATTTTTCCAGACGCCACAATCAGGACCCTTTCCATGCCCGCCAGCCCTCAGCACGCCGCCTCCTACTACGCCGCCAGCAGCCTGCCGCAGCCCGACTATCCGGCCCTGGCGGGCGAGCTGACGGCGGACGTATGCGTGGTCGGCGGCGGGTTCTCCGGGCTCAATACCGCACTGGAACTGGCCGAGCGCGGGTTCAGCGTGGTCCTGCTGGAAGCCCGCAAGATTGGCTGGGGCGCCAGCGGACGCAACGGCGGGCAACTGATTCGCGGGGTCGGCCACGGCCTTGAGCAGTTCACCAAGGTGATCGGCAGCGATGGCGTGCGCCAGATGAAGCTCATGGGCCTGGAAGCCGTGGACATCGTCCGCCAGCGCATCGAGCGCCTGCAGATCCCCTGCGACCTGACCTGGGGCTACTGCGACCTGGCCAACAAGCCGGCGGACCTTGAAGGCTTCGCCGCAGATGCCGAGGAGCTGCGCAGCCTGGGCTATCGCCATGAAACCCGCCTGTTGCAGGCCGATGAGATGCACAGCGTGGTGGGCTCCAAGCGCTACGTTGGCGGCCTGATCGACATGGGCTCGGGCCATCTGCACCCGCTCAACCTGGCCCTGGGCGAAGCCCGGGCGGCGCAACAGATGGGTGTGCGACTGTTCGAGCATTCGGCCGTCACCCGTATCGACTACGGCCCCGAGGTCAAGGTGCACAGCGCCCGGGGCACGGTCCGCGCCAAGACCCTGGTCCTGGGCTGCAACGCCTACCTCAACGACCTCAACCCGGAGCTGGGGGGCAAGGTCCTGCCCGCCGGCAGCTACATCATCGCCACCGAGCCCTTGAGCCCGGCCCTGGCCCGGGAACTGCTGCCACAGAACATGGCGGTCTGCGACCAGCGCGTGGCCCTGGACTACTACCGGCTCTCGGCCGACCGCCGACTGCTGTTCGGTGGTGCCTGCCACTACTCGGGACGCGACCCCAAGGACATTGCCGCCTACATGCGGCCCAAGATGCTGGAAGTGTTCCCGCAACTGGCCGCAGTGAAGATCGACTACCAGTGGGGCGGCATGATCGGCATCGGCGCCAACCGCCTGCCGCAGATCGGCCGCCTCAAGGACCAGCCCAATGTGTATTACGCCCAGGCCTATTCCGGCCACGGCCTGAATGCCACGCACCTGGCGGGCAAACTGCTGGGCGAGGCCATCAGCGGTCAGCACGGCGGTGGCTTCGATCTGTTCGCCCGGGTGCCGCACATCACCTTCCCCGGCGGCAAGCACCTGCGCTCGCCCCTGCTGGCCCTGGGCATGCTCTGGCATCGCCTGAAGGAGCTGGTCTGACGCCCAGCGCCAGCCAGTCGCCGTCGCTCACAGACGCCAGAAGGGCTTGAGGCCCTCGGCCCGCGCCTGCTCGGGACTGAGTCCGACATCGCGCAATTGCGTGGCGGTCAGCTCCAGCAACGCCTTGCGGGTGCGCAGCCGATGCCAGTACAGCCCCCAGGTGCTCAAGCCCGGCGGCACGCTGCGCGGCAGTGTCGCCGCCGACCATTCATGCTCCGCCTCCAGCTCCTGACCGCGTAACGACAGCCGCACATCGCTCAAGCCGTTCATTTGCATTGCTCCTGTTTGCTCAAATTGCCATGAGCAGACATGATGCGTGGCGCCACAAAACCATTACAGACTCAAAACAGCGGTATTAACTCCATACAGTTTTGCCAGAAATAGCGCTGAATCCTGTATTTTCACCCCATCTGTACTGGTTCTCAGCCACCGTCACTTCGAGCCCACGCCATGACCCTCTATGTGAACCTCGCCGAACTCCTGGGCACCCGCATCGAACAGGGCTTCTACCGCCCGGGAGATCGCCTGCCCTCGGTACGCGCCCTGAGCGTCGAGCACGGGGTCAGCCTGAGCACCGTGCAGCAGGCCTATCGCTTGCTGGAAGACAACGGACTGGCGATGCCCAAGCCCAAGTCCGGGTACTTCGTGCCCCCCAGTCGCGAGCTGCCCGCCTTGCCGGCAATCGGACGTCCGGCACAAAGGCCGGTGGAAATTTCTCAATGGGACCAGGTCCTGGAGCTGATCCGCGCCGTGCCGCGCAAGGACGTGGTGCAGTTGGGCCGCGGCATGCCGGACATCACCACGCCGACCATGAAGCCCCTGCTGCGAGCCCTGGCCCGCCTCAGCCGGCGCCAGGACATGCCCGGCCTGCACTACGACAACATCTACGGCGTGCTCGAGCTGCGCGAGCAGGTGGCGCGGCTGATGCTCGATTCCGGCTGCCAGCTGGGGGCCGGTGACCTGGTGATCACCACCGGCTGCCACGAGGCGCTGTCCACCAGCATTCGCGCCATCTGCGAGCCGGGGGACATCATCGCCGTCGACTCGCCGAGCTTTCACGGCGCCATGCAGACCCTCAAGGGCCTGGGCATGAAGGCCCTGGAAATCCCCACCGACCCGATTACCGGCATCAGCCTGGAAGCCCTGGAACTGGCCCTGGAACAGTGGCCGATCAAGGCCATACAGTTGACCCCCAACTGCAACAACCCCCTGGGCTACATCATGCCGGAGTCACGCAAGCGGGCACTGCTGACCCTGGCCCAGCGCTTCGACGTGGCAATCATCGAGGACGATGTGTACGGCGAGCTGGCCTACACCTACCCGCGCCCGCGCACCATCAAGTCCTTCGACGACGACGGCCGGGTGCTGCTATGCAGCTCCTTCTCCAAGACCCTGGCCCCGGGCCTGCGCATCGGCTGGGTCGCCCCCGGCCGCTACCTGGAGCGGGTGCTGCACATGAAATACATCAGCACCGGCTCCACGGCCCCGCAGCCGCAGGTGGCCATCGCCGAGTTTCTCAAGAGCGGTCACTTCGAGCCCCATTTGCGCAAGATGCGCACTCAGTACCAGCGCAATCGCGACCTGATGCTCGATTGGGTCAACCGCTACTTCCCCGCCGAGACCCGCGCCAGCCGCCCACAAGGCAGTTTCATGCTGTGGATCGAACTCCCCGAGGGGTTTGATGCTCTGAAGCTCAATCGGGTGCTGCTGGATCAGGGCGTGCAGATCGCCGTGGGCAGCATCTTTTCCGCCTCGGGCAAATACCGCAATTGCCTGCGGATGAACTACGCTGCCAAGCCAACCGCGCAGATCGAAGACGCGGTCCGCAAGGTCGGAGCCGCGGCCATCAAGCTGCTCAGCGAGAACCCGGGCTGATCCCGACCTGTTGCAGGAAGCCAGCCGTCCCATGCCAATCCGTGCCGTGATGCGAGATGACCTGACTTGAGCCGTTTACAGGTATTCACCTGGCTTTTGCTGCTGAGCCTCGGGCTGGGCGGCTGCGCCACCCTCGAAGTGCCCTACCAGCCCAGCCAGGCCCTGCCCGCCAGCAACTCCAGCTTTGCCCAATCGATCCGGGCCCAGGCCGCCCCCCATCAGGGGCGCTCGGGCTTTCGCCTGCTGTCCAACAGCACCGAAGCCTTCATGGCCCGCGCCGAACTGATCCGCAGCGCGCAGAGCAGCCTCGATCTGCAGTACTACATCGTCCATGACGGGGTCAGCACGCGCATGCTGGTGGACGAGCTGCTCAAGGCCGCCGACCGTGGCGTGCGCGTGCGCATCTTGCTCGACGACACCACCAGCGACGGCCTGGACCAGATCATCGCCACCCTGGCCGCCCACCCACAGATCCAGATCCGCCTGTTCAACCCGCTGCACCTGGGCCGCAGCACCGGCCTGACCCGAGCCATGGGGCGCCTGTTCAACCTGTCGCAGCAGCATCGGAGGATGCACAACAAGCTGTGGCTGGCGGACAACAGCGTGGCCATCGTCGGCGGGCGCAACCTGGGGGACGAGTATTTCGATGCCGAACCCAACCTGAACTTCACCGACATCGACATGCTCAGCGTGGGACCGGTGGCCGAGCAGCTGGGGCATAGCTTCGACCAGTACTGGAACAGCGCCCTGAGCCGGCCCATCGGCGAGTTCCTGTCCAGTACCCCTTCGGCCAAGGCCCTGGACAACACCCGCCAGCGCCTGGAGGAGTCACTGCAGGACAACCGCCGGCAAAACCAGGCGCTGTACCGGCAACTGAAGACCTACCGGACCCAGCCGCGCATGGACATCTGGCGCAAGGAGCTGATCTGGGCCTGGAACCAGGCCCTGTGGGACGCACCAACCAAGGTCCTGGCCAAGGGCGATCCAGACCCGCACCTGCTGCTGACCACCCAGCTGGCGCCGGAGCTCAAGGGGGTCAGCAAGGAACTGATCATGGTTTCGGCCTACTTCGTGCCCGGCCAGCCGGGCCTGGTGTACCTCACCGGACGCGCCGACGCCGGGGTGCACGTGAGCCTCCTGACCAACTCACTGGAAGCCACCGATGTGCCCGCGGTGCACGGCGGCTACGCGCCTTACCGCAAGGCCCTGCTGGAACATGGGGTACGGCTGTTCGAATTGCGCCGCCAGCCCGGCGACCACGGCGGCAGCGGCCCCCACCTGTTGCGCAGTACCTGGCGCGGTTCGGACTCGAGCCTGCACAGCAAGGCGATGATTTTCGACCGGCAGAAATCCTTTGTCGGCTCGTTCAACTTCGACCCGCGCTCGGTGCTGTGGAACACCGAAGTCGGGGTCCTGGTGGACAGCCCGGAACTGGCCGGGCACCTGCGCGCCCTGGCCCTGCAAGGCATGGCCCCGGCCCTGAGCTACGAAGCCAGGCTGCAGGACGGCAAGATCATCTGGGTGACCGAAGACAACCAACAGTTGCACAGCCTGAGCCGGGAACCGGGCAGTTGGTGGCGACGCATCAACGCCTGGCTGAGCACCCGCGTCGGCCTGGAGCGCATGCTCTAGATCGACCCGGGCCTGTCAGCGCTTGAGCAGCTGGTTCTGGATAAAGGCCTCCAGCCCCGGCGAGTGATAGAAGCCCATGCAGCGTTCGAAAATCGCGTTGATCGGGTAACCGGCCTCGTTCTTCATCGGCGGCCCGCCGACATGGAAGCTGCCCGTCTGCTGCTTGACGAAGTTGCTCAGGGCCCGGGGGCGCAGGCCGGAGCCTTCGCGGTCCAGTTGCACCAGATCGACGAAGTAGGAAGCGTCGTGCAGGTCGAACGCCTTGTAGAACTGCAAACGCTCGTAGTTATCGTCCAGGCACTCCTTGAGCGCCAACTGCTTGAGCCGCTCCACCGACGGGCCCTTGGGCGCAGCATCGGCGAAGCCGGCGAGCGAAAACGTCAGCACCCACAGCGCTGCACCGAACCCCTTGATTGTCTTGAGTGTCATCTGAACGCCCTGATTGAACCAGCAGCCCAGCAGCCTATACCGATTGCGGCACCGCAGCACCCAATGCCCCCTGGCGCAGCAACAGCACAATCAGCCCCAAGGCCCCGGCCACCATCAACCACAGCAAGGCATGGCCGCTGACCCACTGGCTGCCCGCCCCCGCCACCAGCGGCCCGATCAGGCAACCAATGCCCCAGAGTTGCGCCACATGCGCGTTGGCGCGCACCAGGGCGTCATCGCGATAACGCTCGCCGATCAGAATCAATGACAGGGTGAACAAGCCCCCGGCGCTGGCCCCGAACAGCACCCACAACGGCCAGATCAGCACCGTGTGGAGCAACAGCGGAATCGCCAGGCTCGACAACAGCAGTGCCACGGCGCAGCCGGTGAACAGGGAGCGCCGCGACAAGCGATCGGCCAAGGCGCCAATCGGCAGTTGCAGCACCGCATCGCCGACGACCACGGTACTGACCATCGCCAGGGCGATGTCTTCGGTGAAGCCCTGGCGCAGGCAATACACCGGTAACAGCGTCAGGATCATTGCCTCGAAGGCGGCGAACAGTGCCACGGCCCAGGCAATCGCCGGTAGCCCACGGCAAAAGCGCCCCAGGTCACCCAGGGTCACGCTGCAGGCTTCGGTCACTGGCGCGCCGCTGCGGCCGATCAACAGCAAGGGCGATACCAGCAGCAGCCCGACCCCGACCCAGAAGCCGTAGTCAGTTTCGGTGCCCAGGGCTCCCAGCAGCAAAGGCCCGGCCAATTGGCTCAAGGCGTAACAACTGCCATACAGCGCAACCAGCCGTCCACGCCACTGCTCGACCACCAGCTGGTTGATCCAGCTTTCACCGAGGATGAAGACGATGGTCAGAACCGTGCCCAGGCCCAGGCGCAGCACCAGCCACAGCGGGTAATTGGGCAACAGCGCCAGCAATCCAATCGATAGCGCCCCGCCCCACAGGCACAGGCGCATCAGGCCCGCGGTGCCGAAACGAGCTGCCAGGCGGCTGGCGAGCTTGGCCCCAAGCAACACGCCAAAAGCCGGCATCGACGCCATGACACCAATGGCAAAGGGCCCATAACCCCAGCCTTCCAGGCGAAACGACACCAGCGGCATGCTGACACCCAGGGCCAGGCCAACACTCAGGACAGCGGCCAAAACGGCGAAATAGGTCGCCCAACGCATTTCCACGCTCCTGTGGATCATTGTTCTGCAAGGCACA harbors:
- a CDS encoding YkgJ family cysteine cluster protein translates to MSCNRQIVRSLRQQIPSFECVPGCHDCCGPVTTSPEEMSRLPRKTAAEQEAAMDELNCVHLGPDGCTVYDERPLICRLFGTTPSLPCPNGRRPVEMIHPRVEKQIHAYMASNRQVLV
- the dadA gene encoding D-amino acid dehydrogenase encodes the protein MRVLVLGSGVIGTTSAYYLARAGFEVTVVDRQPAAAMETSFANAGQVSPGYASPWAAPGVPLKAIKWLLQRHAPLAIKATADIDQYLWMAQMLRNCTASRYAVNKERMVRLSEYSRDCLDELRAETGIAYEGRSLGTTQLFRTQAQLDGAAKDIAVLKESGVPFELLDRDGIARVEPALASVTDILAGALRLPNDQTGDCQIFTTRLAEMAAKLGVEFRFGQDIQRLDFAGDRINGVWIDGKLETADRYVLALGSYSPQLLKPLGIKAPVYPLKGYSLTVPITNPAMAPTSTILDETYKVAITRFDNRIRVGGMAEIAGFDLSLNPRRRETLEMIVNDLYPRGGNLAEASFWTGLRPTTPDGTPIVGATSFKNLFLNTGHGTLGWTMACGSGRLLADLMAKKKPQISAEGLDISRYGNPQESAKHVNPAPAHQ
- a CDS encoding DUF1127 domain-containing protein — protein: MNGLSDVRLSLRGQELEAEHEWSAATLPRSVPPGLSTWGLYWHRLRTRKALLELTATQLRDVGLSPEQARAEGLKPFWRL
- the alr gene encoding alanine racemase encodes the protein MRPARALIDLQALRHNYQLAREVSGVRALAVIKADAYGHGAVRCAQALEGEADGFAVACIEEALELRAAGIGAPILLLEGFFEASELALIVEHDLWCVVHSLWQLEAIEQTAVAKPLTVWLKLDSGMHRVGLHPKDYQGAYQRLQASGKVEKIVLMSHFARADELDCPRSSEQVVVFEAARQGLGAEISLRNSPAVMGWPSVPSDWVRPGIMLYGATPFEENNSVAERLQPVMTLESKVICVRELPAGEPVGYGAKFVTDKPMRIGVVAMGYADGYPRHAPTGTPVLVEGQRSRLLGRVSMDMLCVDLTDVPQAGLGSRVELWGKNILASEVALAAETIPYQLFCNLRRVPLVYCEG
- a CDS encoding PLP-dependent aminotransferase family protein, whose product is MTLYVNLAELLGTRIEQGFYRPGDRLPSVRALSVEHGVSLSTVQQAYRLLEDNGLAMPKPKSGYFVPPSRELPALPAIGRPAQRPVEISQWDQVLELIRAVPRKDVVQLGRGMPDITTPTMKPLLRALARLSRRQDMPGLHYDNIYGVLELREQVARLMLDSGCQLGAGDLVITTGCHEALSTSIRAICEPGDIIAVDSPSFHGAMQTLKGLGMKALEIPTDPITGISLEALELALEQWPIKAIQLTPNCNNPLGYIMPESRKRALLTLAQRFDVAIIEDDVYGELAYTYPRPRTIKSFDDDGRVLLCSSFSKTLAPGLRIGWVAPGRYLERVLHMKYISTGSTAPQPQVAIAEFLKSGHFEPHLRKMRTQYQRNRDLMLDWVNRYFPAETRASRPQGSFMLWIELPEGFDALKLNRVLLDQGVQIAVGSIFSASGKYRNCLRMNYAAKPTAQIEDAVRKVGAAAIKLLSENPG
- a CDS encoding RidA family protein, whose amino-acid sequence is MSIQRQLTNERMSQIVVHSGTVYLSGQVGDDMSAGIEQQTRETLANIERLLDLAGTDKSKLLSVTIYLKDIDAHFAGMNSVWDQWLPKGVAPARATVEAKLCEPEILVELSVVAALP
- a CDS encoding c-type cytochrome, producing MKMLAAPATVLALWAVSAQAATNDDIAKRLEPVGQVCVQGQECKGMEVAASAGGGGGAKSPDDVIAKHCNACHGTGLLGAPKIGDTAAWKERADHQGGLDGILAKAITGINAMPPKGTCADCSDDELKGAIQKMSGLK
- a CDS encoding Lrp/AsnC ligand binding domain-containing protein, whose translation is MRTNHQTRRALDKIDRNILRILQADGRISFTELGERVGLSTTPCTERVRRLEREGIIMGYNARLNPQHLKGSLLVFVEISLDYKSGDTFEEFRRAVLKLPHVLECHLVSGDFDYLVKARISEMASYRKLLGDILLKLPHVRESKSYIVMEEVKESLSLPIPD
- a CDS encoding NAD(P)/FAD-dependent oxidoreductase, with amino-acid sequence MPASPQHAASYYAASSLPQPDYPALAGELTADVCVVGGGFSGLNTALELAERGFSVVLLEARKIGWGASGRNGGQLIRGVGHGLEQFTKVIGSDGVRQMKLMGLEAVDIVRQRIERLQIPCDLTWGYCDLANKPADLEGFAADAEELRSLGYRHETRLLQADEMHSVVGSKRYVGGLIDMGSGHLHPLNLALGEARAAQQMGVRLFEHSAVTRIDYGPEVKVHSARGTVRAKTLVLGCNAYLNDLNPELGGKVLPAGSYIIATEPLSPALARELLPQNMAVCDQRVALDYYRLSADRRLLFGGACHYSGRDPKDIAAYMRPKMLEVFPQLAAVKIDYQWGGMIGIGANRLPQIGRLKDQPNVYYAQAYSGHGLNATHLAGKLLGEAISGQHGGGFDLFARVPHITFPGGKHLRSPLLALGMLWHRLKELV
- a CDS encoding cupin domain-containing protein; the protein is MDVGERLQSIRKLKGLSQRELAKRAGVTNSTISMIEKNSVSPSISSLRKVLGGIPMSMVEFFSEEILQETPSQIVYKAHELIDISDGAVTMKLVGRAHPSRAIAFLNEIYPPGADTGEEMLTHDGEETGILLEGRLELVVGLETFVLEAGDSYYFESTKPHRFRNPFDVPARLISAATPANF